A window of the Schlesneria paludicola DSM 18645 genome harbors these coding sequences:
- a CDS encoding DUF1501 domain-containing protein, protein MSIPTAIARRTFLQSAGVSLGSMALGTLLQRDGVTFAANTASESGKGVLNPTHFMPKAKRVIWLYMAGGMTHIDTFDNKPKLAELHGKPMPESITNGQQIAQLQGKSLNCFAPQHAFQQWGDSGQSISEIWPHLGAQCADDICIVRSMFTEAINHDPAHTFMNTGTMIGGRPAMGSWLLYGLGSESQSLPGFVVMVSTGKFGQKQPIAARQWHSGFLPGQFQGVEFRGKGDPVLYVGSPKGVTQDRQRDVVDAVQKLNGIANTTYDDPEIATRVSQYELAFRMQSSVPELMDVSQEPEHIFDLYGTRGGDGSFASNCLLARRLAERGTRFIQLYHRDWDHHSALKDHSAGTAREVDQGIAALITDLKQRDMLKDTLVVFGSEFGRTPMNQGTGRDHHLAGFTMWFAGGGFKPGFQFGATDEFGYHAVENRVSVHDIHATLLHQLGIDASKFSYKFQGLDSRLTGVEPARVVHELLS, encoded by the coding sequence ATGTCGATTCCAACAGCGATCGCTCGCCGAACCTTTCTGCAATCTGCTGGTGTCAGTCTGGGCTCGATGGCGCTTGGGACGCTATTGCAGCGGGATGGGGTGACCTTCGCTGCCAATACCGCTAGCGAATCCGGCAAAGGAGTCCTCAATCCAACCCATTTCATGCCCAAGGCAAAACGGGTCATCTGGCTGTATATGGCCGGAGGAATGACTCACATCGACACCTTCGACAACAAGCCGAAGCTTGCCGAACTGCACGGCAAACCGATGCCGGAATCGATTACGAACGGCCAGCAAATCGCGCAGCTTCAGGGGAAGTCTCTGAACTGCTTCGCACCACAACATGCCTTTCAGCAGTGGGGTGACTCGGGCCAGTCAATATCCGAGATCTGGCCGCATCTGGGCGCGCAGTGCGCGGATGACATCTGTATCGTTCGATCGATGTTTACTGAGGCCATCAATCACGATCCGGCCCACACGTTCATGAATACGGGAACCATGATTGGTGGGCGGCCAGCGATGGGATCGTGGCTGCTGTATGGATTGGGCTCTGAATCGCAGAGTCTGCCGGGGTTCGTCGTGATGGTCTCGACGGGTAAGTTCGGACAAAAGCAGCCGATTGCCGCGCGGCAGTGGCATTCGGGATTCTTGCCAGGTCAGTTCCAGGGGGTTGAGTTTCGTGGGAAGGGTGATCCCGTGCTTTATGTCGGCAGTCCCAAAGGGGTCACGCAGGACCGCCAGCGCGACGTGGTTGACGCCGTTCAGAAATTGAATGGGATCGCAAACACCACGTACGACGATCCGGAAATTGCCACGCGCGTCAGCCAGTACGAACTGGCATTTCGCATGCAGTCGAGCGTTCCGGAACTGATGGATGTCAGTCAGGAACCGGAGCACATCTTTGATTTGTATGGAACGAGAGGCGGTGATGGTTCGTTCGCGTCGAACTGTCTGCTCGCCCGGCGGCTGGCGGAACGAGGAACTCGCTTCATTCAGTTGTATCACCGCGACTGGGACCATCACAGCGCGTTGAAAGACCATTCAGCGGGCACGGCGCGCGAGGTGGATCAAGGGATCGCGGCACTGATCACCGATTTGAAGCAACGTGACATGTTGAAAGACACGCTGGTCGTGTTTGGTTCCGAATTTGGCCGGACGCCGATGAACCAGGGAACCGGACGTGACCATCATCTGGCGGGATTCACGATGTGGTTTGCCGGTGGTGGCTTCAAGCCAGGATTTCAGTTTGGTGCGACCGACGAGTTTGGTTATCACGCCGTCGAGAATCGCGTATCGGTTCACGATATTCACGCGACGTTGCTGCACCAGTTGGGAATCGATGCCAGCAAGTTCAGCTATAAGTTCCAAGGGCTCGACTCGCGTTTGACGGGTGTCGAGCCGGCGCGCGTGGTGCATGAATTGCTCAGTTGA